In the genome of Fundidesulfovibrio soli, one region contains:
- a CDS encoding autotransporter assembly complex protein TamA, with product MSDTASKADKPPASLFLLKGRARGDLKKLKDAMASRGYFAAQVSYSIDDSTTPVQVRFTVDPGGAFLLKWVDVELSEGSEPVRFTLPEASELGLALEAPAVSKDIVNADDKVVSIFKNRGHPFASLSRRKAVADPQALTLHVTYVVTPGPYCVFGPTALTGLKDVKERLLLPLIPWKEGDEYNQEKVDLFQQRLADLGLFAKATAAPKILPKEPGRVEVEAQVTERKPRTFKGGVTYNTDDGPGAQVNWEHRNLFGNGERLKLHLAVSQVSKVFEANFENPFFLDQRQRLLAGVRAADENTKAYHGQNATGELKISRKLGEQVSAQVGLGYRSSLVYDDAANPSAVNTRYNLASVPLGLSADTRDDPLNPSRGWMFAVNATPWVDAQGTNLNFVKAVAAGSHYLRLLEKPSLILATRASLGTISGVSASRLLPPDIRFYAGGSGSIRGYAYQSAGPLRGDKPLGGRSIFDFGTELRIRLTEMFGLVFFMDGGNAFEAEYPEPGKGLLLGAGTGLRVFTPIGPFRVDVATPLNRRRNVDDVFQLYISLGQAF from the coding sequence GTGTCCGACACTGCCTCCAAGGCGGACAAACCCCCGGCCAGCCTGTTCCTCCTGAAGGGGCGCGCGCGGGGCGACCTGAAAAAGCTCAAAGACGCCATGGCCTCGCGGGGCTACTTCGCGGCCCAGGTCAGCTATTCGATCGATGACTCGACTACGCCCGTGCAAGTACGGTTCACGGTGGACCCCGGCGGCGCGTTCCTTCTGAAATGGGTGGATGTGGAATTGAGCGAGGGCAGCGAACCCGTGCGCTTCACCTTGCCGGAGGCATCCGAACTGGGCCTGGCTTTGGAAGCTCCGGCGGTGTCCAAGGACATCGTCAACGCCGACGACAAAGTCGTCAGCATATTCAAGAACCGGGGCCATCCTTTCGCCAGCCTCTCCCGCCGCAAGGCCGTGGCCGATCCGCAGGCGCTCACCCTGCACGTCACCTACGTCGTCACTCCCGGACCCTACTGCGTCTTCGGCCCCACGGCGCTCACAGGGCTCAAGGACGTGAAGGAGCGTCTCCTCCTGCCGCTCATCCCCTGGAAGGAGGGTGACGAGTACAACCAGGAAAAGGTCGATCTCTTCCAGCAGCGCCTCGCGGATCTGGGGCTCTTCGCCAAGGCCACGGCAGCCCCTAAGATTCTTCCCAAAGAGCCGGGGCGCGTCGAAGTGGAGGCCCAGGTCACCGAACGCAAGCCGCGCACCTTCAAGGGCGGCGTGACCTACAACACGGATGACGGGCCCGGGGCGCAGGTTAACTGGGAGCACCGCAACCTCTTCGGCAACGGCGAACGCCTGAAGCTCCATCTGGCGGTGTCGCAGGTCAGCAAGGTGTTCGAGGCCAACTTCGAGAACCCCTTCTTCCTGGACCAGCGCCAGCGCCTGCTGGCCGGGGTAAGGGCCGCCGACGAGAACACGAAGGCCTACCACGGCCAGAACGCCACCGGGGAGCTCAAAATCTCGCGCAAGCTGGGCGAACAGGTCTCGGCCCAGGTCGGCCTGGGCTACCGGTCCAGTCTGGTCTACGACGACGCCGCCAATCCGAGTGCGGTCAACACCCGCTACAATCTGGCCTCCGTCCCGCTGGGGCTCTCGGCCGACACGCGCGACGACCCGCTCAACCCATCGAGAGGCTGGATGTTCGCCGTGAATGCCACGCCCTGGGTGGACGCGCAGGGTACGAACCTCAACTTCGTGAAGGCGGTCGCCGCCGGTTCGCACTACCTGCGCCTGCTGGAGAAACCGTCGCTTATATTGGCCACGCGGGCCTCGCTGGGCACCATCTCCGGCGTCTCGGCCTCGCGGCTTCTGCCGCCGGACATCCGTTTCTACGCGGGCGGCAGCGGGTCCATCCGGGGCTACGCCTATCAGAGCGCGGGGCCGCTGCGCGGGGACAAACCGCTCGGCGGGCGCTCCATTTTCGATTTCGGCACCGAGCTGCGGATTCGCCTGACCGAGATGTTCGGGCTGGTTTTCTTCATGGACGGCGGTAACGCCTTTGAGGCCGAGTATCCCGAACCGGGCAAGGGCCTGTTGCTGGGGGCGGGCACGGGGTTGCGGGTGTTCACGCCCATCGGGCCGTTCCGGGTGGACGTAGCCACGCCGCTCAACCGCCGGAGGAACGTGGACGACGTGTTCCAGCTTTATATCAGCCTGGGCCAGGCCTTCTAG